From a region of the Maridesulfovibrio ferrireducens genome:
- the pth gene encoding aminoacyl-tRNA hydrolase yields the protein MEYKALIAGLGNPGLEYAMTRHNVGFMAVDALAEMAASRKSMRFKNLGSSGNYELFSVNIAGNNILVTKPLTYMNLSGNAVASICGKFSISIKDVIVIHDELDLPQGKMKFKRGGGNNGHRGLQSIQDVMKSPDFLRIRIGVGRPEFSSQVKDYVLEQFSQKELKLVHQMTDTVLKGLDLFFRRGQGPATQFMHTFEPDES from the coding sequence ATGGAATACAAAGCACTTATCGCAGGGCTTGGAAATCCAGGACTTGAATATGCCATGACCAGGCACAATGTTGGTTTTATGGCTGTTGATGCTCTGGCAGAAATGGCTGCATCCCGAAAAAGTATGCGTTTCAAAAATCTCGGGTCTTCGGGAAACTATGAACTTTTCAGCGTAAATATCGCAGGCAATAATATCCTTGTGACTAAGCCGTTGACGTATATGAATCTCAGCGGAAATGCAGTTGCATCCATTTGCGGTAAATTTTCAATATCTATAAAAGATGTGATTGTTATTCATGACGAACTTGATCTTCCGCAAGGAAAAATGAAGTTTAAACGTGGTGGTGGAAATAACGGTCATAGAGGGTTGCAGTCTATTCAGGATGTAATGAAATCACCCGACTTTCTTAGAATAAGAATAGGAGTCGGACGTCCTGAATTTTCATCACAGGTCAAAGACTACGTGCTTGAGCAATTCAGCCAGAAAGAACTGAAACTTGTTCACCAGATGACTGATACAGTACTCAAAGGGCTGGACTTGTTTTTCAGACGAGGTCAAGGACCTGCTACACAATTCATGCACACATTTGAGCCGGATGAAAGCTGA
- a CDS encoding DegQ family serine endoprotease produces the protein MNSKRILGIFTLITVLILPMSAIANGPPSFVELAKKCGPSVVFISTVNTVQQDNSMQNKFHAPGQKNPFEDFFKQFEDRFKGNNPKQRRKQGGLGTGFIISADGYIVTNNHVVASAEEIKVKLQNADREYPAKLIGLDKETDLALLKIDAGKKLPFLSFANSEKAKVGEWVLAIGNPFGLGHTVTKGIISAKGRIIGAGPFDNFIQTDASINPGNSGGPLIDMNGKVIGINTMILANGQGIGFAIPSNMAENVISQLKTNNKVSRGWLGVTIQDADANTAKALGLSSKTGALVSSVNPGDPADKGGMKVGDVILEVGGAKIDDTNDLLRTIAAILPGKKIDVQVWRKGQTKNLIITLGERNGKTTVSAEKFAPKAKEETIDQLGLVVRKVDREVEAKALGLEKTEGLLVIEVQQGTPADEAAIAVGDVILEANQHQVNTLPELRKIINTEGKSRGLVMLLIKRQGRNIFRTIELAPKK, from the coding sequence ATGAATTCAAAACGTATTTTAGGTATTTTCACTCTTATCACCGTACTGATACTGCCCATGTCTGCCATTGCAAACGGGCCTCCCTCTTTTGTAGAACTAGCAAAAAAATGTGGCCCCTCGGTTGTTTTCATCAGCACTGTAAACACAGTGCAGCAAGACAACTCCATGCAAAATAAATTCCACGCTCCCGGCCAAAAAAATCCCTTTGAGGATTTTTTCAAACAATTTGAAGACAGATTCAAGGGCAACAACCCTAAGCAAAGACGGAAACAAGGCGGTCTCGGAACCGGCTTTATCATTTCTGCTGACGGATATATTGTAACAAACAACCATGTTGTCGCTTCAGCCGAGGAAATTAAAGTTAAACTTCAGAACGCTGATCGCGAATACCCAGCCAAGCTTATCGGACTTGATAAGGAAACGGACCTCGCTCTTTTAAAGATTGACGCTGGAAAGAAACTTCCCTTCCTAAGCTTTGCAAATTCTGAAAAAGCCAAAGTGGGCGAATGGGTTCTGGCAATCGGCAATCCTTTTGGACTTGGACACACCGTAACCAAAGGAATTATCAGCGCGAAAGGCCGCATCATAGGCGCAGGACCATTTGATAATTTCATCCAGACTGATGCCAGCATCAACCCCGGCAACAGTGGCGGACCGCTGATCGACATGAACGGCAAGGTGATTGGCATCAACACCATGATACTTGCTAATGGTCAGGGAATCGGCTTTGCCATTCCAAGCAACATGGCTGAAAATGTTATATCTCAGCTTAAAACAAACAATAAAGTCAGCCGTGGATGGCTTGGCGTAACTATTCAGGATGCTGATGCTAATACTGCCAAGGCTCTCGGACTTTCCAGCAAAACAGGAGCCCTCGTCAGCTCTGTTAATCCTGGTGACCCCGCAGACAAAGGCGGCATGAAAGTCGGAGATGTTATTCTTGAAGTAGGCGGCGCAAAAATTGACGATACCAACGACTTGCTTCGCACTATTGCTGCCATTCTTCCGGGCAAAAAGATCGACGTTCAAGTTTGGCGCAAAGGTCAGACAAAGAACCTAATCATCACTCTTGGCGAAAGAAACGGTAAAACGACCGTTTCCGCTGAAAAGTTCGCACCGAAAGCTAAAGAAGAAACAATCGATCAACTCGGTCTTGTCGTCCGTAAAGTTGATCGTGAAGTGGAAGCAAAAGCTTTAGGCTTAGAAAAAACGGAAGGATTGCTTGTAATTGAAGTACAGCAGGGAACTCCCGCAGACGAAGCAGCAATTGCTGTGGGAGACGTGATACTTGAAGCAAATCAGCATCAGGTAAACACCCTTCCCGAACTGCGTAAGATCATAAACACCGAAGGCAAAAGCCGCGGACTAGTGATGTTGCTTATTAAGAGACAAGGCAGAAACATCTTCCGCACCATAGAACTTGCTCCTAAGAAGTAA
- the rho gene encoding transcription termination factor Rho, whose amino-acid sequence MGQEQKTNNLNLTELKQKNMADLMDLATKFKVENPSGMRKQELIFGLLQGCAAQNGQIYGEGVLEVLPDGFGFLRSPTYSYMPGPDDIYVSPSQIRRFGLRKGDIISGQIRPPKEGERYFALLRVNEIGLEAPEHSRNLVLFDNLTPIYPDSRFNMENGPKNFTSRVIDILAPIGLGQRALLVAPPRTGKTMMLQNIANSINANHPDVDLIVLLIDERPEEVTDMARTVNAEVVSSTFDEPPQRHVQVTEMVLEKAKRLVERKRDVVILLDSITRLGRAYNAVTPSSGRVLSGGLDANAMQRPKRFFGAARNIEEGGSLTIIATALIDTGSRMDEVIFEEFKGTGNMDLYLDRKLAEKRVYPAIDINRSGTRKEELLLPPEVLNKVWILRKLLAPMNTIDSMEFLLDKMKGTKKNEDFFEMMGK is encoded by the coding sequence ATGGGCCAAGAACAAAAGACAAACAATCTGAATCTGACTGAATTAAAACAAAAGAACATGGCAGATCTTATGGATCTGGCAACTAAGTTCAAAGTTGAAAACCCCAGCGGTATGCGCAAGCAGGAATTGATTTTCGGCCTGCTACAAGGGTGCGCAGCTCAAAACGGACAAATCTACGGTGAAGGAGTTCTTGAAGTCCTCCCCGATGGATTCGGCTTCCTGCGTTCCCCAACGTACAGCTACATGCCCGGACCGGACGACATATACGTTTCTCCCTCTCAAATACGGAGATTCGGTCTGAGAAAGGGTGACATTATTTCCGGCCAGATTCGTCCTCCCAAAGAGGGCGAAAGATACTTTGCCTTACTTCGAGTTAATGAAATAGGCTTAGAAGCGCCCGAACATTCCCGAAATCTTGTTCTCTTCGACAATCTCACGCCGATTTACCCAGACAGCCGTTTCAACATGGAAAACGGTCCAAAGAATTTCACTTCAAGAGTTATCGACATTCTGGCTCCGATAGGCCTTGGACAGCGTGCTTTGCTTGTTGCTCCTCCCCGCACAGGGAAGACTATGATGCTTCAGAATATCGCAAACTCCATCAATGCCAATCATCCCGATGTAGATCTTATCGTTCTTCTCATAGACGAACGTCCTGAAGAAGTTACCGACATGGCCAGAACGGTAAACGCTGAAGTTGTCAGCTCAACCTTTGATGAACCTCCGCAGCGTCATGTTCAGGTAACTGAAATGGTTCTCGAAAAGGCTAAACGTCTGGTTGAACGCAAAAGGGATGTTGTCATTCTTCTTGACTCAATCACTCGTCTGGGACGAGCCTACAACGCAGTAACTCCTTCTTCCGGCAGAGTTCTCTCCGGTGGCCTTGATGCAAATGCAATGCAACGTCCTAAAAGATTTTTCGGCGCAGCACGCAACATTGAGGAAGGCGGAAGTCTGACAATCATCGCAACAGCCCTGATTGATACAGGCTCGAGAATGGACGAAGTTATCTTTGAAGAATTCAAGGGAACCGGTAACATGGATCTCTATCTTGATCGCAAACTTGCGGAAAAGAGAGTATACCCTGCCATTGATATCAACCGCTCCGGAACTCGCAAAGAAGAACTTCTCCTTCCACCTGAAGTTCTCAACAAGGTCTGGATTCTCAGAAAACTACTTGCTCCTATGAACACCATTGACTCCATGGAATTCCTTCTTGATAAAATGAAGGGAACCAAAAAGAATGAAGACTTCTTTGAAATGATGGGAAAATAA
- a CDS encoding M48 family metallopeptidase — MKDEIKLGGEFNKMIHERMPIVLDPQITEYVSKLVARIAHEMPPQPFPITSAVINNNAMNAFAIPGGYIYIFTGLILNLKHESELAAVIGHELAHVSLRHVARRMEKMKLVNIASMLGTLAGMMLGMSGGDNAASIGQAMAMGSIAGAQTAYLSYTQQNEREADHLGMNYLVASGFNPTSMVDSFKLMKQRQWYVSNNNIPSYLSTHPGLDDRIDYLKQRFVRMPPAFFTRVSDDVDFHKIQTLIRARRTDPKVALAHYNNIPEADINCLDQLGLGIILSRMEQNQKAEKAFVQANKDCPNDPLILREMGRFYFTMGKMDKASPLLREAYLRAPNDAMTLFFIARIQAERKDYAQAIPTMRRVAEMVPRDQEIHYHLGRMLGESGNYFGAHKQLAYAALYGRNKKQALFHLKKAEGLAKTKAQKAQLITLQKRVNPVAEN; from the coding sequence GTGAAAGATGAAATTAAACTCGGTGGCGAGTTTAATAAAATGATTCACGAAAGAATGCCCATAGTTCTTGACCCCCAAATAACTGAATACGTTAGCAAGCTAGTAGCTAGAATTGCCCACGAAATGCCGCCTCAACCTTTTCCAATAACTTCGGCCGTAATCAATAATAACGCTATGAATGCCTTTGCTATTCCTGGCGGTTATATTTATATTTTCACGGGCTTAATTCTCAATCTTAAGCATGAGTCTGAACTAGCCGCAGTTATAGGTCATGAGCTTGCACACGTTTCTCTCAGACACGTTGCTAGACGCATGGAAAAAATGAAACTGGTTAATATTGCCAGTATGCTGGGAACACTTGCCGGAATGATGCTGGGCATGTCAGGCGGAGATAACGCCGCGTCTATAGGACAGGCAATGGCGATGGGGTCTATAGCAGGCGCACAAACTGCCTACCTGAGCTACACTCAACAAAATGAAAGAGAAGCTGACCATCTCGGTATGAACTACTTAGTGGCATCCGGCTTTAATCCCACCAGCATGGTGGATAGTTTTAAGCTTATGAAACAACGGCAGTGGTATGTAAGCAACAATAATATTCCTTCATACCTCTCCACTCACCCCGGTCTTGATGATCGTATTGATTACCTTAAACAACGTTTTGTCAGAATGCCTCCCGCTTTCTTTACCAGAGTCAGCGACGATGTAGATTTTCATAAGATTCAAACACTGATAAGAGCTAGAAGAACAGACCCCAAAGTAGCTCTGGCACACTACAACAACATTCCCGAGGCGGACATAAACTGCCTTGATCAATTAGGACTTGGGATAATTCTTTCCCGTATGGAACAGAATCAAAAAGCCGAAAAAGCTTTTGTTCAGGCTAACAAAGATTGCCCGAACGATCCTCTGATCCTACGTGAAATGGGTCGCTTTTACTTCACTATGGGCAAAATGGACAAAGCCTCTCCACTGCTCAGAGAAGCTTATTTACGAGCACCGAATGATGCAATGACGTTATTTTTCATCGCAAGAATTCAGGCGGAACGGAAAGACTATGCACAGGCAATACCTACAATGCGTAGAGTTGCTGAAATGGTTCCCCGGGATCAGGAAATACACTACCATCTCGGACGTATGCTCGGAGAATCCGGTAATTACTTCGGAGCACACAAACAGCTTGCTTACGCCGCGTTATATGGAAGAAATAAGAAACAAGCTTTGTTTCATTTAAAAAAAGCTGAAGGACTCGCTAAAACAAAAGCGCAAAAAGCACAGCTTATAACACTGCAAAAAAGAGTTAACCCTGTCGCCGAAAACTAA
- the ispE gene encoding 4-(cytidine 5'-diphospho)-2-C-methyl-D-erythritol kinase, producing the protein MKLFMNNTATILTAPAKVNLYLKIVGKREDGYHELDTLFLPFPALADTLAITEKAEGCTIHCDDFDLPAEDNLIYKAWDKYAEATGFRPGLHIELTKRTPTGAGLGGGSSDAATMLRFLNSHPQSPGMAHDELNKLATGLGADVPFFLLDGPAWAKGIGEILTPCEVDLSGLTALLVCPDVHVNTAWAYKAWSTVVRTENLQKKDSFYLTTSHCSNNKAASKTRVTLLNDFEQVVLPEFSVIRETKEYLLKSGACGAVMSGSGASVISFFRTKSLAEQISSELKAHNVDSVIHTFY; encoded by the coding sequence ATGAAGCTGTTCATGAACAACACCGCAACCATTCTTACAGCCCCGGCAAAGGTGAATCTCTACCTCAAAATTGTCGGAAAAAGAGAAGACGGCTATCATGAGCTGGACACTCTTTTTCTTCCTTTTCCAGCACTTGCAGACACTCTTGCAATCACGGAAAAAGCTGAAGGCTGTACAATTCATTGTGATGACTTTGATCTTCCGGCGGAAGATAACCTTATTTATAAAGCATGGGATAAATATGCAGAAGCGACCGGATTCAGACCCGGACTGCATATAGAATTGACCAAAAGAACTCCCACAGGCGCCGGTCTGGGAGGTGGCAGTTCCGATGCCGCGACAATGTTGCGATTTCTAAATTCTCACCCGCAAAGCCCGGGCATGGCCCATGATGAACTTAACAAACTTGCCACCGGACTCGGCGCAGACGTACCTTTTTTCCTACTGGACGGCCCCGCATGGGCTAAGGGAATAGGAGAGATTTTAACACCCTGCGAAGTAGACCTTTCAGGACTGACAGCACTGCTTGTCTGCCCGGATGTCCATGTTAATACAGCATGGGCTTATAAGGCATGGAGCACTGTCGTCAGAACGGAAAATCTGCAAAAAAAAGATTCATTTTACTTGACAACATCACACTGTAGTAATAACAAAGCGGCCTCCAAAACGAGGGTAACTTTGCTTAACGATTTTGAGCAAGTTGTCCTTCCTGAGTTTTCTGTTATAAGGGAAACAAAGGAATATCTGCTGAAAAGCGGAGCCTGCGGAGCAGTTATGAGCGGAAGCGGAGCAAGCGTAATATCCTTTTTCAGGACTAAAAGCTTAGCTGAGCAAATTTCTTCCGAATTAAAAGCTCACAATGTAGACTCTGTGATTCATACTTTTTATTAA
- a CDS encoding alpha/beta hydrolase family protein — protein MQPIRLFTASILCLTVALLLSANISFAAGDDDFDAHESFAKLHFNDTEMDFAFALILGATMNHGCEIGEAFYTASNIKEGNAASWQQEWINMAQRVEARGEKSLTEGHKVSAREQFQRASYYYRASLISMMPDDPRFKKTALQSRELLKKAGMLFNPPLEYIEIPFEGTVLPGYYRKASNSNKPAKTLIMLGGGETFAEDLIFYIAPQAYARGYNFITVDLPGQGLLPLEGKVFRADANVPIKEVIDYVLSRPETDPEKLAAYGMSGGGGFVPITAVKDPRIKAIAMNSAVVDAYPLFASMPVASATEDIVKTWSSFKQNTVKSIAWRWGVEMNNIPGLVPANKGFAFDPAKVTCPALIIVGEGEYSNEEVKRQQKLCFKNLPNKQKKFVVTPTNEGASNHCITENRSVMSQVVLDFFDDVFK, from the coding sequence ATGCAGCCTATCAGACTTTTTACAGCTTCTATCTTGTGCCTGACTGTTGCCCTGCTCCTATCGGCAAACATCAGCTTTGCCGCCGGGGACGACGATTTTGACGCACATGAATCCTTCGCCAAACTCCATTTTAATGACACAGAAATGGACTTTGCCTTTGCCTTGATCCTAGGCGCAACCATGAACCACGGTTGCGAAATAGGTGAAGCATTCTATACAGCCTCAAACATTAAAGAAGGCAATGCTGCAAGCTGGCAGCAGGAATGGATAAACATGGCACAGCGGGTTGAAGCCAGAGGTGAAAAATCTCTTACAGAAGGACATAAAGTCAGCGCACGTGAACAGTTTCAGCGTGCATCATATTATTACCGCGCCTCACTGATTTCCATGATGCCGGATGATCCCAGATTTAAAAAGACAGCGCTTCAAAGTAGAGAACTCCTAAAAAAAGCAGGAATGCTCTTTAATCCGCCACTGGAATATATTGAAATACCTTTCGAAGGAACAGTCCTTCCCGGCTATTATCGCAAAGCAAGCAACAGCAATAAGCCCGCAAAAACACTCATCATGCTCGGCGGAGGAGAAACTTTTGCCGAAGATCTTATTTTTTATATTGCCCCTCAAGCTTATGCACGCGGTTACAATTTTATCACAGTAGACCTCCCCGGACAGGGGTTGCTCCCACTCGAAGGAAAAGTTTTTCGTGCAGACGCCAATGTACCGATCAAAGAAGTTATTGATTATGTGCTGAGTAGACCGGAGACTGATCCCGAAAAACTTGCCGCATATGGCATGAGCGGTGGCGGAGGATTTGTTCCGATAACCGCTGTCAAAGATCCCCGTATAAAAGCAATTGCCATGAACAGCGCGGTGGTCGATGCCTACCCTCTTTTCGCATCAATGCCCGTTGCTTCTGCAACCGAGGACATTGTAAAAACATGGTCATCTTTCAAACAAAACACTGTCAAATCAATCGCTTGGCGATGGGGTGTTGAAATGAACAATATCCCGGGGCTTGTTCCGGCAAATAAGGGATTCGCATTTGATCCTGCAAAAGTAACCTGCCCGGCACTGATTATTGTCGGCGAAGGTGAATATTCTAATGAAGAAGTTAAAAGACAGCAGAAACTCTGCTTCAAAAACCTCCCGAACAAGCAAAAGAAATTTGTCGTGACTCCAACAAATGAAGGAGCATCCAACCACTGCATCACTGAAAACAGAAGTGTGATGAGCCAAGTTGTGTTAGATTTCTTCGATGATGTTTTTAAATAA
- a CDS encoding CarD family transcriptional regulator has product MFELSQLVVYPSQGVGKVERIESQEISGSTAEFYIVRILSNNVTLMVPVFNAHNVGLRPVCSNKEGLGIYECLKDRSDFTGYTGQNWNRRYREYSEKLKSGDLQDVAYVLKELFLIGRDKELSFGERRLLEQAMGLVSMELSFALDLPQDKVKEEINALFSDVLEKPEDKEKDDKKDKEKDKEES; this is encoded by the coding sequence GTGTTCGAGTTAAGCCAGCTTGTAGTCTACCCCTCACAGGGAGTAGGCAAAGTAGAACGTATAGAAAGTCAGGAAATCAGTGGATCAACTGCCGAGTTCTACATTGTCCGCATCCTAAGCAACAATGTAACTCTCATGGTCCCAGTTTTTAATGCTCATAATGTTGGGCTCAGACCTGTCTGCAGTAATAAAGAAGGTCTTGGAATATATGAATGTCTCAAAGACAGATCTGATTTCACAGGTTATACCGGACAGAACTGGAACAGACGCTACAGAGAATACTCTGAAAAGCTCAAAAGCGGAGATCTTCAGGATGTCGCTTATGTTCTTAAGGAATTATTCCTGATCGGTCGCGATAAAGAACTGTCATTCGGAGAACGCAGACTTCTTGAACAGGCTATGGGACTTGTTTCCATGGAACTGTCTTTTGCACTTGACCTTCCACAGGACAAAGTAAAAGAAGAAATTAATGCACTATTCAGTGATGTGTTGGAAAAACCAGAAGACAAAGAAAAAGACGACAAAAAAGACAAAGAAAAAGATAAAGAAGAATCCTAA
- a CDS encoding 50S ribosomal protein L25, with protein MSEKETFVAVKREKTGTSANRQLRNTGMIPAVFYSQEGDNMVLAVNEIDFTKMYRKIGTTSLFNLEIDGKKYDTLIWKAQMDPVRPRINHIDFLGVAADKPLKIKVPVTMEGLAPGVKLGGCMTTYRDNLEVACTAASIPAKIVVNIDGMNVNDTVFVSDIKLADGATINFTNDFALVRCVAGRVIADEDAESEAGAVQS; from the coding sequence ATGTCAGAAAAAGAAACTTTCGTAGCTGTAAAGCGCGAGAAAACTGGAACAAGTGCGAACCGTCAGCTCCGTAACACCGGAATGATTCCTGCAGTATTCTACTCTCAGGAAGGCGACAATATGGTTCTCGCTGTTAATGAAATTGATTTCACAAAGATGTACCGTAAAATCGGCACAACTAGTCTTTTCAATCTCGAAATCGACGGCAAAAAATACGACACACTGATTTGGAAAGCACAGATGGATCCAGTTCGTCCTCGTATCAATCACATTGACTTCCTCGGTGTGGCTGCTGACAAACCTTTGAAAATCAAAGTACCTGTCACCATGGAAGGACTTGCTCCCGGTGTAAAACTCGGTGGTTGCATGACTACATATCGTGACAATCTTGAAGTCGCATGTACAGCTGCCAGCATCCCTGCTAAGATTGTTGTAAACATCGACGGCATGAATGTTAATGATACTGTTTTCGTTAGTGATATTAAACTTGCTGATGGCGCTACCATCAACTTTACCAATGACTTCGCTCTCGTTCGTTGCGTCGCCGGTAGAGTAATTGCCGATGAAGACGCTGAGTCTGAAGCTGGCGCAGTACAGAGCTAG
- a CDS encoding ribose-phosphate diphosphokinase, with protein MNGELKIISGSSNLALSEAICEHLGSRLTPCLREKFSDGEIRIEIQDNVRGCDVFVVQSTCNPVNFHFMELCLMLDALKRASARRVTAVIPYYGYARQDRKVSPRAPISAKLIADFLAVAGMHRMVTIDLHAGQIQGFFNLPVDNIYAAPVLLDELRHRKDDMVMVSPDAGGTERARAYAKRLNAGLAIVDKRRDAPNQAKAMNVIGEVSGKTCVVMDDMIDTAGTICQAAKVLMDHGAKEVIACATHPVLSGPAIDRLCAAPFSEVIVTNTLPVPEEKLKCGKIKVLSVAGLLAKCIHNVHTESSVSVLFV; from the coding sequence ATGAACGGTGAACTCAAGATTATCAGCGGCTCGTCGAATCTGGCGCTTTCAGAAGCAATATGTGAACACCTCGGCAGCCGACTTACTCCCTGCCTGCGTGAAAAGTTCAGTGACGGAGAAATCCGCATTGAAATTCAGGATAACGTACGAGGCTGTGACGTATTTGTCGTTCAGTCTACATGCAACCCTGTAAACTTTCATTTCATGGAACTATGCCTCATGCTGGATGCTCTGAAACGCGCAAGCGCACGCAGAGTTACTGCAGTTATCCCTTATTATGGATATGCAAGACAGGATAGAAAAGTTTCCCCCCGTGCTCCTATCAGCGCAAAACTGATTGCAGACTTCTTAGCTGTAGCCGGTATGCACCGCATGGTCACAATTGACCTGCACGCAGGACAGATTCAGGGATTTTTCAATCTCCCAGTTGACAATATTTACGCAGCACCTGTTCTTCTTGATGAATTACGCCATCGTAAAGACGACATGGTTATGGTTTCCCCTGATGCAGGTGGAACCGAACGTGCCAGAGCTTACGCAAAACGCCTTAATGCCGGACTTGCAATTGTTGACAAACGTCGCGATGCACCTAATCAGGCTAAAGCAATGAACGTAATCGGAGAAGTTTCAGGAAAAACCTGTGTCGTTATGGATGACATGATCGACACAGCCGGAACCATATGTCAGGCTGCAAAAGTACTGATGGACCACGGCGCAAAGGAAGTAATCGCCTGCGCTACCCATCCTGTTCTTTCCGGTCCGGCAATCGACAGACTCTGTGCAGCACCTTTTTCCGAGGTGATTGTAACAAACACACTGCCTGTCCCAGAAGAGAAACTTAAATGCGGCAAGATTAAAGTACTGTCAGTAGCAGGACTCCTCGCCAAATGCATTCATAACGTTCACACCGAATCATCGGTCAGCGTTCTCTTCGTTTAA
- a CDS encoding bifunctional riboflavin kinase/FAD synthetase: MIIARSIKEIKKPQNGSCVTIGNFDGVHKGHQKLICNTCRKAKANGLASVVVTFDPHPLRVLVNSKTPPFITLTKQKLELLALHEPDIIIALNFTKEMASLSPEEFIKKYLVDGLSMKEMVVGYDYALGKGRSGNYEVLVGLGRKHGYGIERLDPIIINDAVVSSSRIRDLVSEGNVWDVRALLGRFYQVRGEVVHGMNRGGRLLGFPTANIKLEDELFPKSGVYAIRVEVDGLVRPGVANIGKNPTFGNEALSVEAHIFNFSDDIYGKNIRVHFIQRIRAERKFNNLDELKARITKDTELAKSILSYPESQVRPGLHLTESGTGAC; the protein is encoded by the coding sequence ATGATAATCGCCAGATCAATAAAAGAAATTAAAAAGCCTCAAAACGGATCATGTGTAACAATAGGTAATTTTGACGGAGTCCATAAAGGACACCAGAAACTTATCTGTAACACGTGCAGAAAAGCCAAAGCCAACGGCCTGGCGAGCGTTGTTGTAACCTTTGACCCGCACCCGCTCAGGGTATTGGTCAACAGTAAAACTCCGCCCTTCATAACCCTCACCAAACAGAAGCTGGAACTACTTGCTCTGCATGAGCCTGATATTATTATAGCTCTGAATTTTACAAAGGAGATGGCTTCCCTCTCCCCCGAAGAATTCATTAAGAAATATCTGGTTGATGGACTTTCCATGAAAGAAATGGTTGTCGGCTACGACTACGCTTTAGGTAAAGGTCGCTCCGGAAACTATGAAGTGCTGGTTGGACTTGGCCGTAAACACGGTTACGGAATCGAAAGACTTGATCCTATCATTATAAATGATGCAGTGGTCAGCTCCTCGCGAATCAGAGATCTGGTAAGCGAAGGAAACGTCTGGGATGTACGTGCGCTGCTTGGACGCTTCTATCAGGTTCGCGGTGAAGTAGTTCACGGCATGAACCGTGGAGGCCGCCTTCTTGGATTCCCCACAGCAAATATTAAACTCGAAGATGAGCTTTTCCCTAAATCAGGCGTTTACGCCATCAGGGTCGAAGTAGACGGTCTGGTCCGTCCGGGCGTTGCCAACATCGGGAAAAATCCGACCTTCGGCAACGAAGCGTTATCTGTTGAAGCTCATATTTTCAATTTTTCCGATGACATCTACGGTAAAAATATCCGGGTCCACTTTATCCAGAGAATCCGCGCTGAACGTAAGTTCAACAACTTGGACGAACTTAAAGCCCGCATTACCAAAGATACAGAACTTGCTAAATCCATTCTCTCGTATCCGGAATCACAAGTCCGCCCGGGGCTGCACCTGACAGAATCAGGAACCGGAGCCTGTTAA